From a region of the Phaseolus vulgaris cultivar G19833 chromosome 6, P. vulgaris v2.0, whole genome shotgun sequence genome:
- the LOC137832872 gene encoding F-box protein At1g10780-like, with product MESLPDAILQSILSRIANARDVACCNCVSKRWRESMIYTKTLYFPRNAFDSPTVFIASPEKVVKRMVSTVVRLEELIVYSPFTPSGLASWISLAGPSLSKLELRMDNIAEIPTYQQNPSKLDCLAGARSLKCLKLWGVLMIRIPKWDVFPNLRILEITGTKLEEPALNAVLQSCPYLRRLLLLGCEGVGSLSIELPYLEQCKLDFYGRGNCSLSLTSSKIESLEVQGCSWIRVPEAQHLRNLSISNSAGRVYMVEFGNLPALEYLSMRGVQWCWDAICKLLKLASEVKHLFMKVEFSGDFEALQPFPEIDFVDFFNSHTQLRKFDIHGAMFAALCQRNSLKHVDPGFSIPCLEEVVITVRSPLNAEQKMSTLESMLKYGKSLRSMVIKILQMKSTHSSADDFFDEICRFRYMNHRIVRIE from the exons ATGGAATCTCTCCCCGATGCCATTCTTCAATCCATCTTGTCACGTATAGCTAATGCTCGAGATGTGGCTTGTTGCAATTGTGTTTCTAAGCGATGGAGGGAATCTATGATTTACACCAAAACTCTTTACTTCCCTCGCAACGCGTTTGATAGCCCTACGGTCTTTATTGCGAGTCCGGAAAAGGTTGTGAAGAGAATGGTATCAACAGTTGTGCGACTAGAAGAGCTGATTGTATACAGCCCCTTCACCCCTTCTGGCCTTGCTTCATGGATATCACTAGCTGGTCCATCTCTTTCGAAGCTTGAGCTTCGAATGGACAACATTGCTGAAATTCCAACCTACCAGCAAAACCCTTCAAAATTGGACTGCCTTGCTGGTGCAAGGAGTTTGAAATGTCTCAAACTCTGGGGTGTCTTAATGATACGTATCCCGAAATGGGATGTTTTTCCAAATCTTAGGATCCTCGAAATAACTGGTACAAAATTGGAGGAACCTGCATTGAATGCGGTGCTTCAGTCATGTCCATATCTGAGAAGGTTGCTACTGCTTGGATGTGAAGGGGTTGGATCACTCTCAATTGAGCTTCCCTATTTGGAGCAATGTAAGCTGGATTTCTATGGTAGGGGGAACTGTTCACTTTCACTAACCTCTTCCAAAATTGAATCTCTTGAGGTACAAGGCTGTAGTTGGATTAGGGTTCCTGAAGCCCAGCATTTGAGGAATCTTTCAATATCCAATAGTGCAG GGAGAGTATACATGGTTGAATTTGGAAACCTTCCAGCTCTGGAGTACCTGTCTATGAGGGGGGTTCAATGGTGCTGGGATGCAATATGCAAGCTGCTGAAATTGGCTAGTGAGGTGAAACATCTTTTTATGAAGGTGGAATTCAGTGGGGACTTCGAGGCTCTTCAACCCTTTCCTGAGATtgattttgttgatttttttaacaGCCATACCCAGCTGCGCAAATTTGACATCCATGGAGCTATGTTTGCTGCACTTTGTCAGAGAAACAGTCTGAAACat GTGGATCCGGGATTTTCAATTCCATGCTTAGAGGAGGTTGTTATCACAGTGAGATCACCATTAAATGCTGAACAAAAAATGAGTACTCTTGAATCCATGTTGAAGTATGGCAAAAGTCTACGCAGCATGGTTATCAAGATTCTTCAGATGAAGAGCACTCATAGCAGTGCTGATGATTTTTTTGATGAGATTTGCCGTTTTAGATACATGAACCATAGGATAGTTCGAATAGAATAA